AGGACTACCTGATATACGTGGCCGAATGCGATGGAAGGGTAGCTGGGTACCTCTGTTTCGGGCCCACACCCCTGACGGATGGAGTCTTCGACATCTACTGGATCGCCGTGGATCCCGAGTTCCAGGGGAGGGGGATCGGGAGGAGGCTCATATCCCACATTGAGGAGTACGCGAGGCGCCGGGGGGGCAGGAAGATCATGGTGGAGACCTCCTCGAGGAGGGAGTATGGGCCGGCCAGGTCCCTGTATGAGGGGATGGGCTACAGGGAGATGGCGAGGATACCGGACTTCTACTCCCCAGGGGACGCTAAAATCATATATGAGAAGGGATGGTGGAGAGGTAGAAAGGGAAGGGGCGGGAGGAAACCGAATTAGCTAGTTGATCAATGTCCCATAACTTGATTGCACGGGGATAAGATGGATGCTAAAGATGCTGAGAATAGATTTGTAACCTAGGTCTCTCCACTGGGAGTTCACTCGCCCACGCATAGGGAATGGGTTAAGCCGTGGAGCAGGAATCGCATCGAAATTAGAATTATGGCTATGGTTGATGAGGTTTCTCTTCCAGCCCCTCCAGCGCCATCAACGGCTGGGCTGCCTCCTCCCTGGATTTAGAGGAGCCATCGACCATGTTCATGGGGGGATAAACCTATATCGGGGATGAAAGCCTTAAATCTCCGTCGGGCGGGCTTGAGGGCTCCTTCAGGGAGGGGGCTTGGGCGGGGTAGATGAGGGATAAGATTAAGCATCTGCTGCTCGGCCCTCCTCTACCCACCCGGCGGTTCAT
The sequence above is a segment of the Candidatus Bathyarchaeota archaeon genome. Coding sequences within it:
- a CDS encoding GNAT family N-acetyltransferase is translated as MAECDGRVAGYLCFGPTPLTDGVFDIYWIAVDPEFQGRGIGRRLISHIEEYARRRGGRKIMVETSSRREYGPARSLYEGMGYREMARIPDFYSPGDAKIIYEKGWWRGRKGRGGRKPN